In one Pasteuria penetrans genomic region, the following are encoded:
- the rplJ gene encoding 50S ribosomal protein L10 yields the protein MKAALQKKQEKVADVASRMSAAKSTVLADYRGLASKENEDLRRQLKEAGAVLCVAKNTLVRRAAEEVGIEGLDAYLQGPTALAFAVEDALAPVRVLCAFSRKHKALKVKGAVLEGEVVDKGVLDSLADVPSREALLSMLLSVLQAPMRGMASVLQQRAEKVEEAG from the coding sequence GTGAAGGCGGCATTGCAAAAGAAGCAAGAGAAGGTAGCAGATGTAGCTAGTAGGATGTCGGCTGCCAAGTCTACTGTGTTGGCCGATTATCGTGGTTTAGCGTCCAAAGAGAATGAGGATCTGCGTAGGCAGCTGAAAGAAGCCGGGGCTGTACTGTGTGTGGCTAAGAATACGCTTGTTCGGCGTGCGGCAGAGGAAGTTGGCATTGAGGGTTTGGATGCGTACTTGCAGGGGCCTACTGCGTTGGCGTTTGCCGTTGAGGATGCTCTTGCACCGGTGCGTGTCCTTTGTGCTTTTTCCCGAAAGCACAAAGCCCTTAAGGTCAAAGGTGCCGTGCTCGAGGGTGAGGTAGTGGATAAAGGGGTATTGGATTCCCTGGCCGATGTTCCGTCCAGGGAGGCCCTACTGTCGATGCTTCTGTCTGTTTTACAGGCACCTATGCGCGGAATGGCTAGTGTTTTGCAGCAGAGGGCGGAGAAAGTGGAAGAGGCGGGGTAG
- a CDS encoding transposase encodes MEKGCKQTDIDCQQSLGHQPPLLPQRGVTARDHRTAELVGVCLAIRNYTSEYDEIRSIKEYALLERVIWEQTEEDEQGNLRMLPKVRSGSLQSPYDPDAQYRKKNKQECWGYSGQIVEDRDGEKGISLISFFDLRGSLHPDTTFAKEYIETWVPHDGTQLCADGGYYSHEVSELAQSKGISLCFTNMTGQRENPNQLRASTFVRDKRTKEITRCAANKEPENSRYKPGGKPGSGTSVAYFNREDCKKCPFADQCIGKPNKTGGRTVRLTDRTYSAAKQRDQLEQPKYREAGNRRAAIEGVCSALKNAYGARRLKVRGKRRARLTMFAKCVAYNTSQVSEYIVKFIRIRRRDAI; translated from the coding sequence TTGGAAAAGGGATGCAAACAAACAGACATCGATTGTCAGCAATCATTGGGCCATCAGCCTCCTCTCCTCCCCCAAAGAGGAGTAACAGCAAGGGATCATAGGACTGCGGAGCTAGTTGGAGTTTGCTTGGCTATAAGGAACTACACCTCCGAATATGACGAAATCAGATCAATCAAGGAGTATGCATTGCTGGAAAGGGTGATCTGGGAACAGACGGAGGAGGATGAACAAGGAAATCTCAGGATGCTCCCCAAGGTGCGTTCTGGTAGTCTACAAAGCCCTTATGATCCTGATGCTCAGTACAGGAAGAAGAACAAACAGGAATGTTGGGGATATTCCGGCCAGATCGTAGAGGATCGTGATGGAGAGAAGGGAATAAGCCTGATTTCCTTCTTTGATCTGAGAGGTTCCCTGCATCCAGATACGACCTTTGCGAAGGAGTACATAGAAACATGGGTTCCCCATGATGGAACGCAGTTGTGTGCCGATGGAGGGTACTACAGCCATGAGGTCAGCGAGCTGGCCCAATCAAAGGGTATTTCCCTATGTTTCACCAATATGACGGGCCAAAGGGAGAACCCCAATCAATTGAGGGCAAGCACGTTTGTGCGAGACAAAAGAACAAAGGAAATTACACGATGCGCGGCAAACAAGGAACCCGAGAACAGCCGGTACAAACCAGGGGGAAAACCAGGGAGCGGGACCAGTGTGGCTTATTTCAACAGGGAGGATTGCAAGAAGTGCCCCTTTGCGGATCAGTGCATTGGCAAACCCAACAAAACGGGGGGAAGAACCGTAAGATTGACCGACCGAACGTACTCAGCGGCAAAGCAAAGGGATCAATTGGAGCAACCCAAATACAGAGAAGCAGGGAATCGTCGTGCGGCCATTGAGGGCGTTTGCTCCGCACTCAAAAATGCCTATGGCGCCCGCCGACTTAAGGTGCGTGGTAAACGGAGAGCTAGGTTGACAATGTTCGCAAAGTGTGTAGCGTATAACACATCCCAAGTCTCCGAATATATAGTAAAATTTATAAGAATAAGAAGGAGGGATGCAATATAG
- the rpoB gene encoding DNA-directed RNA polymerase subunit beta: MDAKTIPCGRRFRRSYARIHEVLGLPNLIEIQQKSYQWFLDQGLREMFQDISPIEDFAGNLLLEFVDYSLGDPKYDAEESKERDVTYAAPLRVKVRLINKDTGEVKEQEVFMGDFPLMTKTGTFIINGAERVIVSQLVRSPSVYYSTKMDKNGNPTYTATVIPNRGAWLEFETDAKQVLYVRIDRTRKIPITVLLRALGLGSDAEILNVLGEDDYVRNTLDKDSTGNTERALVEIYERLRPGEPPTAESARSLLHARFFDPKRYDLANVGRYKMNRKLHLKNRLLDQRVAEDIVDPTTGGILVEAGQVLERRFLDKILPVLEGENKFGLRTFKVQGGVPISGEIAVQSVKVYAPNDDSKVIQIISNGIIDPSIKYVTPSDIVACINYFLNLLRGIGSVDDIDHLGNRRLRSVGELLQNQFRIGLSRMERVVRERMSIQDANAITPQALINIRPVIAAVKEFFGSSQLSQFMDQTNPLAELTHKRRLSALGPGGLTRERAGFEVRDVHHSHYGRMCPIETPEGPNIGLINSLSSYARINDYGFIETPYRRVDHDTLEVTEKIDYLTADEEDHYYVAQANAPLTEDNQFATDVVTVRHQDEILPVPRARVDYMDVSPKQVVSVATACIPFLENDDSNRALMGSNMQRQAVPLLIPEAPYVGTGMEHVAARDSGVMIRAERPGIVEKVVADEIVVRHVMEVDGERVEGDVDIYKLTKFTRSNQGTCVNQRPVIQRGIEVKEGETLADGPSTDMGELALGRNVVVAFMTWEGYNYEDAILLSERLVKDDVYTSVHIEEYVSEARDTKLGPEEITRDIPNVGEEALKNLDERGIICVGAEIKAGDILVGKVTPKGVTELTAEERLLHAIFGEKAREVRDTSLRVPHGQDGIIVDVQVFTREHGDELSPGVNQSVRCYIAQKRKISEGDKMAGRHGNKGVIARILPEEDMPFLPDGRPVEVVLNPLGVPSRMNIGQVLEVHLGMAAKVLGVYMATPVFDGATEKDVFASLREANLDEDGKTLLYDGRTGEPMENRVTVGVMYMIKLAHMVDDKIHARSTGPYSLVTQQPLGGKAQFGGQRFGEMEVWALEAYGAAYTLQEILTVKSDDVVGRVKTYEAIVKGENVPEPGVPESFKVLIKELQSLGMDVKILSADEKEIEMRELDDEEESAHERFGFDLEKAETASGS, encoded by the coding sequence ATGGATGCCAAGACGATTCCATGTGGTCGTAGGTTTCGTCGCAGCTACGCTCGTATCCATGAGGTACTTGGTCTACCCAACCTGATTGAGATTCAACAAAAATCCTATCAGTGGTTTTTAGACCAAGGACTGAGGGAGATGTTTCAGGACATATCCCCCATCGAGGACTTTGCTGGGAATCTCCTCTTGGAGTTTGTCGATTATAGCTTGGGGGACCCCAAGTATGATGCAGAGGAATCGAAGGAACGGGACGTAACGTATGCAGCTCCTTTGCGTGTTAAGGTACGCCTGATCAACAAGGATACCGGCGAGGTGAAGGAACAAGAGGTATTCATGGGTGATTTCCCATTGATGACGAAAACGGGGACCTTCATTATCAATGGTGCGGAGCGCGTTATCGTGAGTCAACTTGTTCGATCTCCTAGTGTCTATTATAGCACGAAGATGGATAAGAACGGGAACCCTACCTACACTGCTACAGTAATTCCCAATCGAGGTGCCTGGCTAGAGTTCGAGACCGATGCTAAGCAAGTTTTGTATGTGCGTATTGATCGCACACGTAAAATTCCCATTACTGTTCTCCTACGTGCGCTCGGACTGGGGAGCGATGCGGAAATTCTAAATGTATTGGGCGAGGACGACTATGTAAGGAATACATTGGATAAGGATAGTACAGGAAATACAGAGAGGGCCCTTGTCGAGATTTACGAACGTTTGCGTCCGGGGGAACCACCAACGGCAGAGAGTGCGCGTAGTCTGTTGCACGCTAGGTTTTTCGATCCCAAGCGCTATGATTTGGCTAACGTGGGTCGATACAAGATGAATCGTAAGCTCCACTTGAAGAATCGTCTATTAGACCAGAGGGTGGCGGAGGATATCGTTGACCCCACGACAGGTGGGATTCTTGTAGAAGCTGGACAAGTACTAGAGAGGCGTTTTCTAGATAAGATTTTACCCGTTCTTGAGGGTGAGAACAAATTTGGGTTGCGTACATTCAAGGTGCAGGGTGGTGTTCCTATCAGTGGGGAGATTGCCGTGCAGAGTGTGAAGGTTTATGCGCCCAATGATGATAGTAAGGTCATTCAGATCATTTCCAATGGCATCATTGATCCCTCTATCAAGTATGTTACACCCTCTGATATTGTCGCCTGCATCAACTACTTTCTCAATCTGCTGCGTGGGATCGGTTCCGTAGACGACATTGATCATCTGGGTAATCGTCGGTTGCGATCGGTAGGGGAGTTGTTACAAAATCAGTTCCGGATAGGTCTCTCCCGGATGGAAAGAGTGGTCCGGGAGCGAATGTCGATTCAGGATGCCAATGCAATTACGCCGCAAGCCCTGATCAATATACGACCTGTGATTGCAGCTGTGAAGGAGTTTTTCGGTAGTAGTCAGCTTTCGCAGTTCATGGATCAGACCAACCCTCTGGCGGAGTTGACCCATAAGCGTCGTTTGTCTGCCTTGGGACCTGGTGGATTGACCAGGGAGCGGGCGGGTTTTGAGGTTCGGGATGTTCACCACTCCCATTATGGCCGCATGTGCCCGATTGAAACGCCGGAGGGACCCAATATTGGTCTTATCAACTCCCTATCGAGCTATGCAAGAATCAATGATTATGGTTTTATTGAAACTCCTTACCGCAGGGTAGATCATGACACTTTGGAGGTGACGGAGAAAATTGACTATCTAACGGCGGATGAGGAAGATCATTACTACGTCGCTCAGGCGAATGCCCCTCTCACGGAGGATAATCAGTTTGCTACGGATGTGGTGACCGTACGGCATCAGGATGAAATTTTGCCCGTGCCAAGGGCGCGTGTGGATTATATGGATGTTTCGCCTAAGCAGGTGGTTTCAGTGGCAACGGCCTGCATCCCTTTCCTGGAAAATGATGATTCCAATCGGGCGCTCATGGGATCCAATATGCAACGGCAAGCTGTTCCTTTGTTGATTCCCGAGGCTCCCTATGTGGGTACGGGGATGGAGCATGTGGCTGCTCGTGATTCTGGCGTTATGATTCGCGCCGAGAGGCCAGGTATAGTGGAGAAAGTAGTAGCGGATGAAATTGTGGTTCGACATGTAATGGAGGTGGATGGTGAGCGGGTCGAGGGGGATGTTGATATCTATAAACTCACCAAATTCACACGATCGAATCAGGGTACCTGTGTCAATCAGCGCCCTGTAATCCAACGGGGTATAGAGGTTAAGGAAGGGGAAACATTAGCGGATGGCCCATCGACGGACATGGGCGAATTGGCACTAGGGCGTAATGTTGTAGTAGCTTTTATGACCTGGGAGGGCTACAACTACGAGGATGCGATCCTTCTGAGTGAACGCCTGGTTAAGGATGATGTGTATACATCCGTTCACATTGAGGAGTATGTTTCGGAGGCCCGCGACACCAAATTGGGTCCAGAGGAGATCACGCGCGATATCCCCAACGTGGGAGAAGAGGCCTTGAAGAATTTAGATGAGCGTGGGATCATTTGCGTGGGTGCGGAGATCAAGGCTGGCGATATTTTGGTGGGGAAGGTGACGCCCAAGGGTGTAACGGAATTGACCGCGGAGGAACGATTGTTACACGCTATTTTTGGTGAAAAGGCCCGCGAGGTTCGCGATACCTCCTTGCGTGTCCCACATGGACAGGATGGTATCATTGTTGATGTGCAGGTATTTACACGGGAACACGGGGATGAGTTGTCACCAGGTGTAAATCAGTCCGTCCGTTGTTATATTGCCCAGAAGCGAAAGATATCCGAGGGTGACAAAATGGCGGGTCGTCATGGGAATAAGGGTGTCATTGCCCGTATCTTGCCTGAGGAGGATATGCCCTTTCTCCCTGATGGTAGGCCCGTGGAGGTGGTACTCAATCCCCTGGGTGTTCCCTCACGGATGAATATTGGTCAGGTGCTGGAGGTTCACCTGGGGATGGCCGCCAAGGTGCTCGGAGTTTATATGGCAACACCTGTTTTTGATGGGGCGACGGAAAAGGATGTTTTTGCGTCTCTAAGGGAGGCCAATCTTGATGAAGATGGGAAAACCCTTCTCTATGATGGTCGTACGGGAGAGCCGATGGAAAATCGTGTCACTGTTGGTGTTATGTATATGATTAAATTAGCACACATGGTGGATGACAAGATCCACGCCCGTTCTACGGGTCCTTACTCCCTGGTTACCCAGCAGCCCTTGGGTGGGAAGGCTCAGTTTGGGGGGCAGAGGTTTGGTGAAATGGAGGTATGGGCTCTGGAGGCCTATGGGGCAGCTTATACCTTACAGGAGATCCTTACCGTTAAGTCCGATGATGTAGTAGGTAGGGTGAAAACCTATGAAGCCATCGTCAAGGGTGAAAACGTTCCTGAGCCTGGGGTTCCGGAATCTTTTAAGGTTTTGATCAAGGAGTTGCAGAGTCTGGGGATGGATGTGAAGATTCTTTCAGCGGACGAGAAGGAGATTGAAATGCGAGAGTTGGATGATGAGGAAGAGTCTGCACATGAGCGGTTTGGTTTTGACCTCGAGAAGGCGGAAACGGCCTCTGGCTCTTGA
- the rplL gene encoding 50S ribosomal protein L7/L12 yields MGMSALTKEQEQFLETIEQMKVKDLLMLVKGAEERWGVSAAAPVAVAASGEGAAAVEEKTEFDVILEDAGGSKINCIKAVRDATGLGLKEAKALVDSLPSEIKKGVPKEEAEKLKTKLEEAGAKASLK; encoded by the coding sequence ATGGGTATGAGTGCTTTGACAAAGGAACAAGAGCAGTTCTTGGAAACCATTGAACAGATGAAGGTGAAAGATTTACTTATGCTCGTTAAGGGCGCAGAGGAGCGTTGGGGTGTATCCGCAGCGGCGCCGGTGGCGGTAGCAGCAAGCGGGGAGGGAGCCGCTGCAGTAGAGGAGAAAACTGAATTTGATGTAATTCTAGAGGATGCGGGTGGTTCGAAAATCAATTGTATTAAGGCCGTGCGGGATGCGACGGGTTTGGGTTTGAAGGAGGCCAAGGCTCTGGTGGACAGTTTGCCTTCTGAAATAAAGAAGGGTGTTCCCAAAGAGGAAGCCGAGAAGTTGAAAACAAAGCTCGAGGAAGCAGGCGCAAAGGCCTCTCTGAAGTAG
- a CDS encoding transposase: MAVIEGRSQKEVEEGLEDHYPRLLALTSRIEAVSTDRAPAYKNIVQKVFKTATPVFDRFHIIQNIRDHALHPPLRQTLGNRKFTAAIDRLFRDVVEDDDKKRLTYENKLVLLQILGYREELMEQYRKIIVVRSSYKEGDS, encoded by the coding sequence TTGGCTGTTATCGAGGGCAGGAGTCAAAAAGAAGTAGAAGAGGGTCTAGAGGATCATTATCCTAGGTTGCTTGCGTTGACATCAAGGATAGAGGCGGTGTCCACGGATCGCGCTCCAGCCTACAAAAATATCGTGCAGAAGGTATTTAAAACGGCAACCCCTGTCTTCGATCGCTTCCATATCATTCAAAATATAAGGGATCATGCCCTCCATCCCCCCTTACGACAAACCTTGGGTAATAGGAAATTCACAGCGGCTATAGACCGGCTATTCAGAGATGTGGTGGAGGACGATGATAAAAAACGTCTTACCTACGAGAATAAGCTAGTACTTTTACAAATACTGGGATACAGAGAGGAACTGATGGAACAGTATCGTAAGATTATCGTTGTGCGATCCTCATACAAAGAAGGGGATTCTTGA
- a CDS encoding transposase yields MKTELDFPRPPFSDEVNIVEIEKLEPVKSDKMRIRYILKSIANRPSPGIRCSCEDLGNLGQEFVKAGLDKERKIKHGILGLWEIESVMNPQRWKCTYCEKKFNHVYVFVGKGNKYADFCRKMFSSTAIISSAAKAARLYGIPVRTGSTLFFDEFLPKKRKELEEKAIRQAREQGRCLTIGIDDTSTRRGKNYASYIYDIKLGSVLAVVKGRKYEELMGDQRQNHHL; encoded by the coding sequence ATGAAAACAGAACTAGATTTCCCAAGGCCCCCCTTTTCGGATGAGGTGAACATCGTGGAAATAGAGAAATTAGAACCCGTAAAATCAGACAAAATGAGGATTCGTTATATCCTAAAGTCCATTGCCAACCGTCCATCCCCGGGAATCAGGTGTTCCTGTGAGGATTTGGGAAACCTGGGACAAGAATTTGTAAAGGCAGGATTAGACAAGGAACGAAAAATAAAACACGGCATTCTTGGCTTATGGGAAATTGAATCCGTTATGAACCCCCAACGATGGAAATGTACCTACTGCGAGAAAAAATTCAACCATGTGTATGTATTTGTAGGAAAGGGAAATAAATATGCAGATTTTTGTAGGAAAATGTTCTCGTCAACAGCAATTATATCTTCAGCGGCGAAAGCAGCAAGGTTATATGGAATACCGGTGAGAACAGGTTCCACCCTATTTTTTGATGAATTTCTTCCTAAAAAGAGAAAAGAGCTCGAGGAAAAGGCCATCAGGCAGGCCAGAGAACAGGGGCGTTGTTTGACTATCGGTATAGATGATACATCGACGAGGAGGGGTAAGAACTACGCAAGTTATATCTATGATATAAAACTTGGGTCCGTATTGGCTGTGGTAAAGGGGCGAAAATATGAGGAACTCATGGGCGATCAGAGGCAAAATCACCACCTATAG
- a CDS encoding transposase, producing MVRSTLPSGSLQSPFDPDAQGRVKGKQLCRGYVCNLVEARDEGKELSMITHVNTQGALHSDKDFGIDYISNHAPGDDKTLYFDGGYNCHEVREAAKERTIDIHPTDTMGRKENPSKKRVSGFKRGKNGRIDRCPGGKTPDSSTYQPGEKGKGKMVAHFYEGTCEGCKFAKQCAAKTLKRGGRVLRTTDQSYSTAEQRDKMEQPGYKEEGNRRAAVEGVCSSIKNRFQAARMKVRGKMRVARAMMAKGSAYNLIQVVRYLQKKIRERRIRSPITK from the coding sequence ATGGTACGCTCTACTTTGCCATCAGGCAGTCTGCAAAGTCCCTTCGATCCAGATGCCCAAGGTCGTGTCAAGGGTAAGCAATTATGTAGAGGGTATGTTTGTAACCTTGTCGAGGCCCGTGATGAGGGGAAAGAATTGAGTATGATCACCCATGTCAATACCCAAGGAGCACTTCATTCCGATAAGGATTTTGGGATCGATTATATATCCAACCATGCACCAGGGGACGATAAGACCTTGTATTTTGACGGAGGATACAACTGTCATGAAGTAAGGGAAGCGGCTAAGGAACGTACGATCGATATACACCCAACCGATACGATGGGAAGAAAGGAGAATCCCAGTAAAAAAAGGGTAAGCGGGTTCAAGAGAGGGAAGAATGGAAGGATCGATCGATGTCCTGGTGGCAAAACTCCCGATTCCTCCACATACCAACCCGGGGAGAAGGGCAAGGGTAAGATGGTGGCCCACTTCTACGAGGGGACCTGCGAGGGATGTAAATTTGCCAAACAATGCGCTGCCAAAACCCTAAAGAGGGGAGGAAGGGTCCTGCGCACCACGGATCAGTCCTATTCAACGGCAGAACAACGAGACAAAATGGAGCAACCGGGGTACAAAGAGGAGGGTAATCGTCGTGCAGCCGTGGAGGGGGTTTGTTCTTCTATAAAGAATCGTTTTCAGGCTGCCAGAATGAAGGTGCGCGGTAAGATGAGGGTGGCACGGGCCATGATGGCAAAGGGTTCGGCTTATAATTTGATCCAGGTCGTTCGTTATCTTCAAAAGAAGATCAGGGAAAGGAGGATAAGATCACCAATAACTAAATAG
- a CDS encoding transposase, whose translation MKKSVRSSLSVRYREGLDEQKRAFLEGILKNIAHWSHLGKAYEYVEKIGIWYDQPFPDVQTSRDALHEFIEEGLRSKYKEIQNTAKSLSWNESEEYTANDHLHRIDNGFVEGKNCAIKAISRQSYGIKNHQNYVNLLFVRCNRHLCKRGRRKHKVS comes from the coding sequence ATAAAGAAATCAGTGAGATCCTCCTTATCCGTTCGGTACAGAGAAGGGTTGGATGAACAAAAGAGGGCTTTTCTCGAGGGAATTTTGAAGAATATAGCCCACTGGTCCCACCTTGGGAAGGCTTACGAGTATGTGGAAAAAATTGGGATATGGTACGATCAACCCTTTCCCGATGTTCAAACATCTCGTGATGCCCTCCATGAATTCATAGAGGAGGGACTGAGATCCAAATACAAGGAGATTCAGAACACAGCAAAAAGCCTGTCTTGGAATGAAAGTGAGGAGTATACAGCTAACGATCACCTTCATAGAATCGACAACGGTTTTGTAGAAGGGAAAAATTGTGCAATCAAGGCCATATCGCGCCAAAGCTATGGCATCAAGAACCATCAAAATTACGTAAACCTCTTGTTTGTACGATGCAATCGGCATCTTTGTAAACGAGGTAGGAGGAAGCATAAGGTTTCATAA
- a CDS encoding class I SAM-dependent methyltransferase: MEHYYTRRPTSTQPPRVVTSVVDGETLRFWVSSGVFSARRVDPGSQLLLSAVTVEEGGRILDLGCGYGFIGIGLALKNPSSRVVMVDINERAVELAQRNASMHNVRQRMSIYVGDGLSAVAVDPPFSTIVTNPPVRVGKALIHQWFAAAPTYLTPGGSLWLVLRKQQGAASMQRSLSRWFAQVRLVSKRSGYRVLQASLSKLGEAFALGDCDGNEKRGGLHGCQDDSMWS; this comes from the coding sequence ATGGAGCATTACTATACGAGGCGCCCTACTTCCACCCAGCCCCCGAGAGTCGTAACGTCTGTTGTGGATGGGGAAACGTTACGTTTTTGGGTTTCAAGCGGGGTTTTTTCGGCGCGGCGGGTGGATCCAGGAAGTCAATTGTTGCTTTCTGCTGTCACAGTTGAGGAGGGGGGCAGGATCCTCGACCTCGGCTGTGGTTATGGTTTTATAGGTATAGGTTTGGCTTTGAAAAACCCCTCCAGCAGGGTGGTTATGGTTGATATCAACGAGAGAGCTGTTGAACTTGCACAACGCAACGCGAGTATGCATAACGTCAGACAACGAATGTCGATCTATGTAGGTGATGGATTGTCAGCTGTAGCCGTTGATCCGCCTTTTTCCACGATTGTGACCAATCCACCCGTGCGGGTGGGTAAAGCGTTGATTCATCAATGGTTTGCTGCGGCGCCCACCTATCTGACTCCGGGTGGTTCGTTGTGGTTGGTTTTGCGTAAACAACAGGGGGCTGCGTCCATGCAGCGCTCCCTCTCGCGTTGGTTCGCGCAAGTTCGCCTTGTTTCAAAGCGTTCAGGCTATCGGGTTTTGCAGGCATCGCTTTCAAAACTAGGGGAAGCCTTTGCCCTGGGTGACTGTGATGGAAACGAAAAACGGGGGGGATTGCATGGATGCCAAGACGATTCCATGTGGTCGTAG
- a CDS encoding M1 family metallopeptidase — protein MKKWFWWAGMIGILLDPECYFDSHAYTSRVFENRGDHSSRPVYQISATYSPQQRDVTGHMRVEIPSDLPEAKGEEVFFRLYPNAFHHNWAVDKESHPEKPGFLNVQNVKVNGQEVSAKLWRDETVRKVDLPRRTVGTALILDMDYHLRIPQGGLQQLKQNGNTALLAQWYPMLAVRDQEGWHVDPYPYISTGFPFYTRVADFYVSFCVPQGYRVVSTGRNPVSAEHGTQKVSRARGRDFAALISSEYQGVTGTMDGVRVNLWFPPGVTKSVANAMQGEAVSSLRYFSEKFGSYRDEVTDELDVVVTSKDNFAVSGAEYPGFVTAVAPSEKEAKTGVTVGAHEIAHQWWYGFVGNDQVREPWLDEGLATFSGAMYGRDVVGKDDFFTPDRIREMVNITDKVNASTMLTSVDDIYRYPVATFNPMVYARPAVMLFMLSKEIGGMEKLFSIMKEYHRQYRYKIATGCDFIRLVENQSNKDLQGFFKKWLFRLPKGCTSDSEGKRSSGG, from the coding sequence ATGAAGAAATGGTTTTGGTGGGCGGGTATGATAGGTATTCTGTTAGATCCCGAATGTTATTTTGATTCCCATGCCTACACAAGTAGGGTTTTTGAAAATAGGGGGGATCATTCTTCTCGTCCGGTGTATCAAATTTCGGCCACTTATTCTCCACAGCAACGTGATGTAACCGGACATATGCGGGTTGAAATCCCGTCGGATCTTCCCGAGGCTAAGGGTGAGGAAGTTTTTTTTCGACTTTATCCTAATGCTTTCCATCACAATTGGGCGGTCGATAAGGAATCACATCCTGAAAAACCGGGTTTTTTGAACGTCCAAAACGTAAAAGTAAATGGTCAAGAGGTCTCAGCAAAATTGTGGCGAGATGAAACCGTGAGGAAGGTGGATTTACCACGGCGTACCGTGGGTACAGCGCTAATTTTGGACATGGATTACCATCTTCGTATTCCGCAGGGTGGATTGCAGCAGTTGAAGCAGAATGGGAATACGGCTCTGTTAGCTCAATGGTATCCCATGTTAGCTGTACGCGACCAAGAAGGTTGGCATGTGGATCCCTATCCCTATATATCTACCGGGTTTCCTTTTTACACGCGAGTGGCTGATTTCTATGTTTCCTTTTGTGTACCTCAGGGTTATCGTGTTGTGTCTACGGGTAGGAATCCCGTATCCGCGGAGCATGGGACACAAAAGGTATCAAGGGCAAGGGGACGTGATTTTGCAGCCCTGATTTCCTCGGAGTATCAGGGTGTTACCGGTACGATGGATGGTGTGCGTGTCAATCTCTGGTTTCCCCCAGGGGTGACGAAGTCAGTAGCCAATGCAATGCAAGGTGAAGCCGTTTCTAGTTTGCGCTACTTTAGTGAAAAATTCGGTTCTTACCGTGATGAAGTTACGGATGAATTGGATGTTGTGGTGACTAGCAAGGATAACTTTGCGGTCAGTGGTGCGGAATATCCAGGTTTTGTGACAGCGGTTGCCCCATCGGAGAAGGAGGCAAAAACAGGAGTGACTGTGGGGGCTCATGAAATTGCCCATCAGTGGTGGTACGGGTTTGTGGGCAATGATCAAGTCCGTGAACCCTGGTTGGATGAAGGTTTAGCAACCTTTTCTGGTGCTATGTATGGACGAGATGTGGTGGGAAAGGATGACTTTTTCACTCCGGATAGGATAAGAGAAATGGTAAATATTACAGATAAAGTAAATGCTTCCACCATGTTGACCTCTGTCGATGATATCTATCGCTATCCCGTTGCTACCTTCAATCCTATGGTTTATGCACGCCCTGCCGTAATGCTATTCATGTTATCTAAGGAGATAGGGGGTATGGAAAAGTTATTTTCTATTATGAAAGAGTATCATCGTCAATATCGCTATAAAATTGCTACAGGGTGTGACTTCATTCGATTGGTAGAAAACCAGTCCAATAAGGATTTACAAGGGTTTTTTAAAAAATGGTTGTTTCGTTTACCCAAAGGATGTACGTCCGATAGCGAGGGAAAGAGGTCATCGGGAGGATAG
- a CDS encoding transposase, which translates to MDRAPTYTKFALSEFPNALIVLDRFHIIKNIRDLTLHPPLKVTLRDKRFAPTIKELFLDLLWNNDWEELSDQERNILNELLVPLPKKNIRLIRIFL; encoded by the coding sequence ATGGACCGAGCCCCGACCTATACCAAGTTTGCTCTATCGGAATTTCCCAATGCACTTATTGTGTTGGATCGCTTTCACATCATCAAGAATATAAGGGATCTTACCTTACACCCTCCTCTGAAAGTCACCCTTAGGGATAAGCGATTCGCCCCCACCATAAAGGAATTGTTCCTTGACCTACTATGGAACAATGATTGGGAGGAACTTTCCGATCAAGAGAGGAATATTCTTAATGAATTACTGGTGCCCCTGCCGAAAAAGAATATCAGACTTATTAGAATATTTTTATAA